A window of the Gammaproteobacteria bacterium genome harbors these coding sequences:
- the priB gene encoding primosomal replication protein N, whose translation MENQWCLAGIICKAAETRYSPAGVPLTRFTLEHRSRQAEAGMEREAYCKIVVIAAGDELTKTAVRLQIGQLVEISGFVTRADSRQGQSRLILHAQRIELG comes from the coding sequence TTGGAGAATCAGTGGTGCCTGGCCGGAATTATTTGTAAAGCGGCCGAAACGCGTTACTCACCGGCTGGCGTCCCGCTTACCCGCTTCACCTTGGAACATCGTTCCAGGCAAGCAGAAGCAGGCATGGAACGCGAGGCATATTGCAAGATAGTTGTGATTGCCGCCGGTGATGAGTTAACGAAAACCGCAGTTCGATTACAGATCGGACAGTTAGTTGAAATCAGCGGTTTTGTAACTCGCGCCGACAGTCGCCAAGGGCAGAGTAGACTGATTCTACATGCACAGCGTATTGAATTAGGGTAG
- the rpsF gene encoding 30S ribosomal protein S6: MRHYEVVFLVHPDQSEQVPAMIERYRSMIEGDAGKIHRLEDWGRRQLAYPIQKAHKAHYVLMNIECTDHVITELGNAFRFNDAVIRNMIIRREEAVTDASPMLNRKDDEREERFEAREAVDA, encoded by the coding sequence ATGAGACATTATGAAGTTGTATTCCTGGTTCACCCGGATCAAAGTGAGCAGGTGCCCGCCATGATTGAACGTTATCGCTCGATGATCGAGGGCGATGCCGGCAAAATTCATCGTTTGGAAGATTGGGGCCGTCGTCAGCTGGCCTATCCTATCCAGAAGGCGCACAAGGCTCACTACGTGTTGATGAACATAGAGTGTACCGACCATGTCATCACCGAGCTGGGCAATGCCTTCCGTTTCAATGACGCCGTGATTCGCAACATGATTATCCGTCGTGAAGAAGCGGTTACCGACGCTTCTCCGATGTTGAATCGCAAGGATGACGAGCGCGAAGAGCGTTTCGAAGCCCGCGAAGCGGTTGACGCTTAA
- a CDS encoding Crp/Fnr family transcriptional regulator, giving the protein MTAALIRRLASSFPALGEPGSPLFSFLAEHGRVISVLAGAPLFHAGATCDEFILTLEGTIRVQKVSADGHEIVLFRVDSGHSCILTNSCLLGGHDYPAAGVAETDCQLLLLAATHFQHALAQFDNFRQFVFAGISDGVNNIVDLLEAVAFGPLNQRLAHLLLLRANGGRLVIKTTHQALAMDLGTAREVVSRLLKEFEHHGLVRLSRGKVQILNPEKLQNISHGLDQ; this is encoded by the coding sequence ATGACTGCGGCACTCATCCGCCGTCTAGCCAGCAGTTTTCCGGCACTTGGTGAACCCGGGAGCCCCCTCTTCAGTTTTCTTGCTGAACATGGACGGGTGATCAGCGTGCTTGCCGGTGCGCCGCTGTTTCACGCCGGCGCCACCTGTGACGAGTTTATTCTCACATTGGAAGGGACGATACGGGTGCAGAAAGTCAGCGCCGATGGACACGAAATCGTGCTATTCAGAGTGGACAGCGGTCATTCCTGTATCCTCACCAACAGTTGCCTGCTCGGCGGTCATGACTATCCGGCCGCAGGCGTTGCGGAAACGGACTGCCAGCTATTGCTGCTGGCCGCCACGCATTTTCAGCACGCACTCGCTCAATTTGATAACTTCCGTCAATTTGTTTTCGCCGGCATCAGCGATGGCGTGAACAACATCGTCGATCTGCTCGAAGCGGTCGCCTTCGGTCCCCTGAATCAGCGGTTGGCACATCTGCTGCTGTTGCGCGCCAACGGCGGCCGCCTCGTCATCAAGACCACTCACCAAGCGTTGGCGATGGATCTCGGTACTGCCCGTGAGGTTGTCAGCCGTTTACTAAAAGAATTTGAACATCATGGATTAGTTCGCCTAAGCAGGGGCAAAGTGCAGATTCTAAATCCAGAGAAATTACAAAACATCAGTCACGGCCTTGATCAGTGA
- a CDS encoding DUF2892 domain-containing protein, translating to MFTDTKKLGALQNVGLWDRILRVIIGSGLIAVVLVDLYQRTDLGWHAYLPIIAIYPMLTGILGFDPLYSSVNYRTCDSSMRNRCGTFPFEVEAAFGKDVKCDETYHDCSLSGNDHVSGSKTSHA from the coding sequence ATGTTTACCGATACTAAAAAACTCGGCGCACTTCAGAACGTCGGTCTCTGGGATCGGATACTGCGTGTCATCATTGGCAGCGGTCTCATCGCCGTCGTGCTCGTTGACCTCTACCAAAGGACCGATTTGGGTTGGCATGCCTATCTGCCGATCATTGCGATTTACCCGATGCTAACCGGCATCTTAGGCTTTGATCCGCTTTACTCAAGCGTCAACTATCGAACCTGCGACAGTTCCATGCGCAATCGCTGCGGAACGTTCCCGTTTGAAGTCGAGGCGGCGTTCGGTAAAGACGTAAAGTGTGATGAGACCTATCACGATTGCAGCCTGTCCGGCAATGACCACGTAAGTGGCAGCAAGACATCGCACGCATAA